Part of the Actinomycetota bacterium genome, GTCGCTGATGGGCGACGGCATCGGCCACGTGGCGTTCGCAGGCGTGGCCGCCGGGCTCCTGCTGGGCACCAGCCCGATCTGGACGGCCCTGGTCGCCGCCCTGGTGGGCGCCCTGGCCATCGAGTGGCTGCGGCTGAGGCGCCGGGCGTCGGGCGACCTGGCCCTGGCCGTGTTCTTCTACTCGGGTATCGCCGGGGGCGTCGTGTTGACCGGTCTGGCAGGCTCCCTCAACAGCGGGGTGCTGACCTACCTGTTCGGGTCCATCCTCACCGTCAGCCCGTCGGACACGACCACGATCGTCGTGCTCGGAGTGGTGGTGCTGGTGGCCGTCGGCACCCTGTGGCGGGCCCTGTTCTCGGTGATCCTCGACGAGGAGGCGGCCCGGGTGGCCGGGTTACCCGTGGAGGTCCTGAGCCTGGGGCTGGCCGCCCTGGCGGCCGTGACCGTGGTGGCCGCCATGCGGGTGGTCGGGATCCTGCTGGTGGCCGCCCTCATGGTCCTGCCCGTGGGGACGGCCCAGCGGTTGGCCTCGTCGTTCAAGACGACGCTGCTGTGGGCCGCCGGCCTGGGCGCAGGGGCCGTCGTGTGCGGGCTCTCCCTGGCCCGGGCCGCGGGGCTGGCCCCGGGTGCCACCATCGTCCTGGTGGCCGCGGCCGCCTTCTTGGTGACAGCCGGGATCGAGAGCCTGCGGGGCGGCGCCGAGTCGGCCTCCGCCGGCTGACCCCGAGTGCCCTCTGGCGTGCCGGGCCCGGCCGTGATCGGTTCGGTGTGCGTGTACTGCGGCTCGTCGGCCGGGACTGACGTCCGCTACCGGGAGGCGGCCCGCGGGCTGGGAGGGCTCCTGGCGGCCGCGGGGGTCAGGCTCGTCTACGGGGGCGGGGCCGTGGGCCTCATGGGCGAGCTGGCCGACGCCGTTCTGGGCGCGGGCGGGGAGGTCGTCGGTGTTCTCCCTCGGGGCCTTTTCAGCCGGGAGGTGGCCCACGGCGGCCTGACCGAGCTGCACGAGGTGGCAACGATGCACGAGCGCAAGCAGCTCATGTTCGAGCTCTCGGACGCCTTCGTAGCCCTCCCCGGGGGCCTGGGCACCCTCGAAGAACTGGCCGAGATCACCACCTGGGCCCAGCTCGGTATCCACCGCCGGCCCATAGCCGTCGTCGACGTCGCCGGTTACTGGCAGCCGCTGCGGCGCCTCTTCGAACGGGCTACCCACGACGGCTTCTTGGTCCCCACCAGCCGCGACCTGGTGGTGTGGGTGGACGGGGTCGACCAGGTCCTCGAGGCCCTGGGTTCCTACCGGCCGCCTCCCGCCGAAGGCACCCTGACGCCCGGCGAGGTCTGACGCCTTGCCCGGGCCGGGTGCCCACCACGTACGCTCGGGGCGGTGACGGTGCGGGCCACTTTGGAGATCCACCCCCACGGCGCGGCGGAGGCCCTGGCCGTGGAGTTGTCGACGGGCGCCCCCGGGCGCTGGCCCGGCGTGGGGGCCGAGGTCGTCTCGGAGGCCGACGGCGTCGCCGTGATCGACATCCCCGACGGGAACTGGGGTGCCGACCCGGCCCTGCTCGTGTCCGCCCTGGTAGCCGGCGAGGCCACCGAGTCGTCGGCTTTCAACCGGTGCCGGCTCGTGGGGCTCGACGTCCCCCCCGGTGCCCTGCCCGGGCCGGCTTTCGGGTCCCGGCCCGAGGTCGTGGTGGGGGCGATCGTGAAGCCGTCGCTCGGGCTGCGGCCCGCGCAGGTGGCCCAGGTGGTGGCCGCCGCCTGCGAAGGCGGGGCCACGGTCGTCAAGGACGACGAGAAGCTGGCCAGCCCGCCGTGGTGCCCGCTCGAGGAGCGGGTCGAGGCCGTGGCCTCGGTGCTCCCTGCGGGGGTCACCTACCTGGCCAACGTGACCGGGCCGGCGGCCGACCTGCTCGGCCGCGCCCGCCGGGCCGTCGAGCTGGGGGCCACCGGCCTGCTCGTCAACGTCGCCCAGGGGCTCGCCAGCGTCCTCGCCCTGCGCCAGGAGGACCTGGGCGTACCCCTGTTCGTGCACCGGGCGGGCTCGGGGCCGTGGTGCCGCAACCCCGACTTCGGCACGACCGGGGCTGTCCTGGTGAAGCTGCTGCGCCTGTGCGGGGCCGACTATGTGATCGCCGGGGCCTTCGGGGGCAAGCTGTTCGACTCCGAGGCCGAGGTGTCGGACAACCTGCGGGCGGCCACCGCGCCGTTGGGCCCGGCCGCGCCGTCGTGGGCCGTCCTCGGCGGTGGGCTGGGGCCGGCCGGGGTGGGCGAGCAGGTCCGTCGGGCCACGGCCGTCGTCGGTGGGCACGGCTTGGTGCTGCTGCTCGGGTCCCAGGCCTATGGCGGGGCGGGCGGGTTGGGGGCGGCCGTCGGGGCCGCGGTCGCAGCGGTGGCCGGGACCCCTCTGGCCGTCCCCGGACGGCGCCGGTGACCGACGTCATACCGCCCACCCTGGCCTGGAGAAGGGGTCACATCCGGGCCATCGACCAGCGTCTCCTGCCGGGTCAGCTCGTGTTCCTCGACCTGGCCACGGTGGACGAACTGTGCGAGGCCATATCCACTCTGGCCGTACGGGGAGCGCCCGCCCTCGGGGTGGCGGGGGCCATGGGCATCGGGCTGGCCGCCCTCAACGGCGAGCCCCTGGACGAAGCGGCTGCCCGTCTGGTGGCGACCAGGCCCACGGCCGTGAACCTGGCGTGGGGCGTCGCCCGGGCCTTGGCCGCCGACGACCCGGTGGCCGAGTCCAGGCGCCTGGCCGCCGAGGACATCGAGC contains:
- a CDS encoding TIGR00730 family Rossman fold protein gives rise to the protein MPGPAVIGSVCVYCGSSAGTDVRYREAARGLGGLLAAAGVRLVYGGGAVGLMGELADAVLGAGGEVVGVLPRGLFSREVAHGGLTELHEVATMHERKQLMFELSDAFVALPGGLGTLEELAEITTWAQLGIHRRPIAVVDVAGYWQPLRRLFERATHDGFLVPTSRDLVVWVDGVDQVLEALGSYRPPPAEGTLTPGEV
- a CDS encoding RuBisCO large subunit C-terminal-like domain-containing protein produces the protein MTVRATLEIHPHGAAEALAVELSTGAPGRWPGVGAEVVSEADGVAVIDIPDGNWGADPALLVSALVAGEATESSAFNRCRLVGLDVPPGALPGPAFGSRPEVVVGAIVKPSLGLRPAQVAQVVAAACEGGATVVKDDEKLASPPWCPLEERVEAVASVLPAGVTYLANVTGPAADLLGRARRAVELGATGLLVNVAQGLASVLALRQEDLGVPLFVHRAGSGPWCRNPDFGTTGAVLVKLLRLCGADYVIAGAFGGKLFDSEAEVSDNLRAATAPLGPAAPSWAVLGGGLGPAGVGEQVRRATAVVGGHGLVLLLGSQAYGGAGGLGAAVGAAVAAVAGTPLAVPGRRR
- a CDS encoding metal ABC transporter permease, which encodes MLPLPWPFDRQYMQLALAAGLVVGLCAPLVGAFLVQKRLSLMGDGIGHVAFAGVAAGLLLGTSPIWTALVAALVGALAIEWLRLRRRASGDLALAVFFYSGIAGGVVLTGLAGSLNSGVLTYLFGSILTVSPSDTTTIVVLGVVVLVAVGTLWRALFSVILDEEAARVAGLPVEVLSLGLAALAAVTVVAAMRVVGILLVAALMVLPVGTAQRLASSFKTTLLWAAGLGAGAVVCGLSLARAAGLAPGATIVLVAAAAFLVTAGIESLRGGAESASAG